The sequence TTGGCTTATCCACTGTCTGGCTCGCGGTTTGCAGGGCTTCGATCGGGAGAGGCTTGATCGTATTGTCCGGGCGCTTCGAAGAGTTTCGACTTGAGAAGGTGCCCGGGAAATCCTGCGAACCCAGAACGATAAATACGCTGGAGCCGATCAGGGCGAGGATGGCGACGGCCAGGATGGCGCGCTCGTAGTTCTTTTTCAACCAGTCCATGTTATTTCGAAGCTTTCTCGGGGGTCGGGTCGGCAAAGTCGATCATCTCCAGGTGGAGGGAGACCCGGACGAGTTCACGCCCGAGGACGACGTTGAGGTCTTTTTTGGCCGTCTCTGTGGTGGTGGGAGTGTAGGCCGTATTGGGGGTGGCTTCAGCTTGGGCGACCGGAGGACCCGCCTGGTTGGTATTCTCCACGTTTACGCTGCGGATGATGAGGAACTGGTTGTCGTTGAGGAGGGAGTTGAAGGCGACCCGGAACTTGCTCTGCTCGGAAGTGAACGAGATATCGAAGGGCGAGCGCTCGAGAACCTTCACCGGGGTGGCTGGACCGTTATTGCCGCCCTTTTTCTGGTTGGCGGCAGCCGCTTGCTGGCTCGGGGCATTGTTTCCCTCCTGGATGAGTGGAGCGCGGACCAATCCATCGATGGACTGGACGCGGAAATCAATGAGTCGGAGTACGAGCTGCTTGATGACAGTCAATTGCCGGGCGAGGAAGGGAGCCGCCTGTTCCGAAGGAAGGGAGTTCGCGTATTGGCTGAAGCCAAGGTAGAAATCGGTCGGAAGGCCGACGCCCGCCTGCTTGGCTTTGTCGGCGACTTCATTCACCGAGGCTCGAAGATCGTCCTGAAACCTCTGGGGATTGACCGACATGTCGAGCGGTGCCTCCATTGCGGCAAGTTTCTTGCGCAGCGAGAGCAACTGCTCCTTGTACTGTTCGGTCTGGGCTTTGCTTTTCTCCAGATTTTCAACGCTCGGGAACGGGACGCGTTCCTGGAGGCCGTGAAGTTTGGTGATAGCCTGGTTATAGGCTTCGGTAGCTTCCTGAGACCGCGTGAGAGCTTGCGAAAGGAGGAAAGCAAAGGCACCGGCTCCCACGATCGTGAAAGCGGTGATTCCGGCTAAAAAGGGGTTTTCCTGGAGCCACTTCATGGCAGAGCGATGGGATTACGGAGGGGT comes from Terrimicrobium sacchariphilum and encodes:
- a CDS encoding Amuc_1100 family pilus-like protein, whose protein sequence is MKWLQENPFLAGITAFTIVGAGAFAFLLSQALTRSQEATEAYNQAITKLHGLQERVPFPSVENLEKSKAQTEQYKEQLLSLRKKLAAMEAPLDMSVNPQRFQDDLRASVNEVADKAKQAGVGLPTDFYLGFSQYANSLPSEQAAPFLARQLTVIKQLVLRLIDFRVQSIDGLVRAPLIQEGNNAPSQQAAAANQKKGGNNGPATPVKVLERSPFDISFTSEQSKFRVAFNSLLNDNQFLIIRSVNVENTNQAGPPVAQAEATPNTAYTPTTTETAKKDLNVVLGRELVRVSLHLEMIDFADPTPEKASK